GATGCCGCTTCGCCTCCTGCTTGCCCTGCTGCTGTCGGGCTGCGCCACCGTCGCGCCGGCACAGCAGCGCGCGGACACTGCGCTGCCGCCGCCCCCGACCCTGCGCGACCGCGCGGACGTGCTCGGCATCGTGTTCCCGACCGCGGTATCGCAGGGTGCGATGGTGATCGGCAAGGTGCCCGCCGGCAGCCGGGTTCGCTACGGCGGGCGCGATCTGCGGGTCACGCCCTACGGCAGCGTGGTGTTCGGCGTGGGCCGCGATGAAACCGGTCCGCTGCAGGTCGAAGTGACGCCGCCGAACGCGCCTGCGCAGGCGCTCGCGATCGCGGTCACCCCACGCGACTGGCCGATCGAGCAGATCAATGGCGTGCCGCCGGCCACGGTGAACCCACCCAAGGCCATCGCCGAGCGCATCGAGCGCGAGCAGGCGCGCGTGGTCGCGGTGCGCACCCGCGACGACGACCGCACCGGCTTCGCGCAGGCCTTCATCTGGCCGGTGCAGGGCCGCATCAGCGGCCGCTTCGGCAACCAGCGCGTGTACAACGGCACGCCGAAGGCGCCGCATTCGGGCATGGACATCGCCGCCGCCAGCGGCACCCCGGTGAAGGCGCCCGCGGATGGCGTGGTGACCTTCGCCGACGCGGATCTCTACCTCACCGGCGGCACCGTGGTGCTCGACCATGGCCACGGCATCAGCAGCAATTTCCTGCACCTGTCGCGGATCGATGCCAAGGTCGGCGACCTGGTGAAGCAGGGCGACATCATCGGCGCGGTCGGCGCCACCGGTCGCGCGACCGGGCCGCACCTGCACTGGGGCATGAACTGGTTCGATGTGCGCATCGACCCGCTGCTGGTGCTCGAACGCAAATAAGGCGCCCCACGCGTCGATGTCGCAGGCGAGGGGCCCGCTTCGCTAGGCGTTGCGTCCGCTCACGGATGCCACCGCATCGTGCGGATGCAGGCTCTCGTAGTGCGCCACCCGCGCCTGCCATGCGGCGACGCGCGCATCGCCCGCCAGCGCGGCGGCCACGCGGCGCGCGGCGTCCTCGCAGAACATCAGGTTGGCCGCGTTGGCCTCGGCGAAGGCTTGTTCGTCCTCGCGCTTGACCGCGGTCTGCACCGGCGTGCCCAAGGCGGTTTCCACGGCATCGACCAGCGCGTGCAGCGGCAGTTCGTCGAATGCGGGCTTGAGTTCGACCCGCACCTCGGCGCGGCTGCGCTGCGCGTGCGGGGTCGCGGCCAGGCCGCGGTCGGAGGCCAGCCAATCGCGCACCATGTCGTTGGACAGCGGGCGCAGGCCGGCGAAATCCTCGGCGAAACGGGCCGCATTGACCTGCCGCGACAAGGCGGCGGAGGCCGGGCAGGTGCTCGAATATTCGACGGAGAAGCCCATCGACAACTGCAAGTGCCCGTCGCGCAGTTCGGCCTCGACCTCGACCGGGTAGCGCTTCCAGCCCGCGTTGTCGGTGCGCAACGCCTTGCGCAGCAGCAGGTGTTCGTAGCGCAGGCGCAGGCGCGCGCGCGTCGACAGCCCCTGCTGCGAAGCGATGCAGGTCTCCAGCAGGCGCCGCAGCGACGGCGCGCTCAGCGCCTCGTTGGCCAGCGACTGCTGCAGCTGCAGGTACAGGCGCGACATGTGGATGCCGCGTGCGTCGGCATCGCGCAGGTCGACGGCGACGTCGACGCTGGCCGGCACGTGCAGGTCGGGCCCGCCCTCGCCCGCAAGCCGGATCGGCATCGCCATCCCGTCCATGCCCACCCAGTCCAACGGCCGCGCAAGCGCGACCGCGTCCGCGGCGACATCGGGCAATGGAGTTGGGCGTGGGCTGTTGTGCATCGCGGCATTGTACCGGGAGGCG
Above is a genomic segment from Thermomonas aquatica containing:
- a CDS encoding M23 family metallopeptidase, with product MPLRLLLALLLSGCATVAPAQQRADTALPPPPTLRDRADVLGIVFPTAVSQGAMVIGKVPAGSRVRYGGRDLRVTPYGSVVFGVGRDETGPLQVEVTPPNAPAQALAIAVTPRDWPIEQINGVPPATVNPPKAIAERIEREQARVVAVRTRDDDRTGFAQAFIWPVQGRISGRFGNQRVYNGTPKAPHSGMDIAAASGTPVKAPADGVVTFADADLYLTGGTVVLDHGHGISSNFLHLSRIDAKVGDLVKQGDIIGAVGATGRATGPHLHWGMNWFDVRIDPLLVLERK
- the folE2 gene encoding GTP cyclohydrolase FolE2, giving the protein MHNSPRPTPLPDVAADAVALARPLDWVGMDGMAMPIRLAGEGGPDLHVPASVDVAVDLRDADARGIHMSRLYLQLQQSLANEALSAPSLRRLLETCIASQQGLSTRARLRLRYEHLLLRKALRTDNAGWKRYPVEVEAELRDGHLQLSMGFSVEYSSTCPASAALSRQVNAARFAEDFAGLRPLSNDMVRDWLASDRGLAATPHAQRSRAEVRVELKPAFDELPLHALVDAVETALGTPVQTAVKREDEQAFAEANAANLMFCEDAARRVAAALAGDARVAAWQARVAHYESLHPHDAVASVSGRNA